A part of Botrytis cinerea B05.10 chromosome 2, complete sequence genomic DNA contains:
- the Bcnoc4 gene encoding Bcnoc4 translates to MPGAILESKRPSKRKRAVSDKGPSKRARSEDSEEDPQAQILLLESEIFESKKHYNNIARLIGIARDDSEGADASILSAVSLCRVFTKLIVVGGLQKTKESSAKDATVIQWLKERYSEYKIILLDMLSQEDTASTGLTLCMRMLKIEGQHLRNGQDYCFPTGLLTDMVQVLIRPGSDSTVRKEFSDKFVEEYDDVRFYTLEAIEKLVTSLEDRTLGNDSFDTVYEILTSISSVPESKDELEDFYIPAPKKKSHALYSLTEHKKRAQGAWLALMNMEMVKERRKMILSKITDFIAPWFTKPELLMDFLTDSYNSGGSTSLLSLSGVFYLIQEKNLDYPSFYRKLYSLLDTGILHSKHRSRFFRLLDTFLSSTHLPVVLVASFIKRLSRLTLHSPPSGVVAVVPWIYNLLKKHPTCLFMIHRETRGAEAKKILEEEGLSDPFLMDEEDPMLTNAIDSSLWEIVTLQSHYHPNVATLAKIISEQFTKHSYNLEDFLDHSYGSMLESELAKDVKKVPVVEYEIPKKIFMKHDANAGLEDSLPVKLWNFS, encoded by the exons ATGCCTGGCGCAATTCTTGAGTCGAAACGCCCttcaaaaaggaagagagcTGTGTCAGACAAAGGGCCTTCGAAACGCGCACGATCTGAAGATAGTGAAGAAGATCCACAGGCACAGATTCTCCTCCTAGAGAGCGAAATCTTCGAGTCGAAGAAGCATTATAACAACATTGCAAGGCTGATTGGCATTGCGCGAGATGATTCTGAAGGTGCCGATGCGTCGATCCTGTCCGCGGTATCGTTATGCCGGGTTTTCACGAAATTGATAGTAGTTGGGGGTTTACAGAAAACCAAAGAGAGTTCTGCGAAGGACGCAACTGTGATCCAATGGCTCAAAGAAAGATATTCAGAATACAAGATTATCCTCCTTGATATGTTGAGCCAGGAAGATACTGCATCTACAGGATTAACTCTTTGTATGAGAatgttgaagattgaagggCAGCACCTGCGAAACGGTCAGGATTACTGCTTTCCTACAGGCCTTCTTACGGATATGGTTCAGGTTCTCATTCGTCCTGGGAGTGATAGTACTGTTAGGAAAGAGTTTAGTGATAAGTTTGTTGAGGAGTACGATGATGTTAGATTTTACACGCTTGAAGCTATAGA GAAACTGGTTACTTCCCTCGAAGACAGAACCTTAGGCAATGATTCATTTGATACCGTCTATGAGATTTTAACATCGATATCATCAGTTCCTGAATCCAAGGACGAACTCGAAGATTTTTACATTCCCGCACCGAAGAAAAAGTCCCACGCACTCTACTCCTTAACGGAACATAAGAAGCGAGCGCAAGGAGCATGGTTAGCCTTGATGAATATGGAGATggtgaaagaaagaaggaaaatgatCCTTTCGAAAATTACCGATTTCATTGCGCCATGGTTTACTAAACCCGAACTTTTAATGGACTTCCTGACCGACTCATACAATTCTGGAGGATCAACTTCGTTGCTATCACTCTCTGGCGTCTTTTATCTCATCCAGGAGAAGAATCTAGACTACCCATCATTCTACAGAAAGCTTTATTCGCTACTAGACACGGGCATCTTGCACTCGAAGCATCGCTCAAGATTTTTCCGACTTTTGGATACCTTTTTATCATCAACACATTTACCAGTAGTACTGGTCGCAAGTTTCATCAAGAGGTTGTCCAGACTCACGTTGCACTCCCCTCCATCGGGAGTCGTTGCGGTTGTGCCATGGAtctataatttattgaagaagCACCCAACGTGTTTATTCATGATCCACCGAGAGACTAGAGGGGCTGAAGCGAAGAAGATTTTAGAGGAAGAGGGGCTTTCCGATCCATTCCTGATGGACGAGGAAGATCCAATGTTGACCAATGCAATCGACAGTAGCTTGTGGGAAATCGTCACGCTGCAATCACATTATCATCCCAATGTGGCAACACTTGCCAAAATCATTTCGGAACAATTTACCAAACATTCATACAACTTGGAGGATTTCCTGGATCACTCTTACGGAAGT ATGCTTGAATCCGAGTTAGCGAAGGATGTTAAGAAGGTGCCTGTTGTTGAATATGAGATACCCAAGAAAATATTTATGAAGCATGATGCAAATGCTGGTTTGGAAGATTCCCTACCTGTGAAGTTGTGGAACTTCAGTTAG
- the Bcatp4 gene encoding Bcatp4 yields MASRLLTRSALGAARLRPALSSRTLPALTSISSSRSSSSNVPAEDPKKKAQSLLDSLPGNSLVSKTAILSAAGGVSLYALSNEYYVVNEETVAMFCLLSIWGSVIKFGGPLYSEWATGQVNKIKNILNAARADHTEAVKTRIESVQQLGSVVDITKTLFEVSKETAQLEAKAYALEQQTALAAEAKSVLDSWVRYEGQVKIRQQKELSESIISKIQKELENPKVLQQILQQSVADVEKIVASKA; encoded by the exons ATGGCATCAAGACTATTGACAAGAAGCGCCTTAG GGGCCGCTCGTCTTCGACCAGCTCTTTCTTCCCGTACCCTCCCGGCCCTCACATCGATCTCGAGCTCGCGatcatcttcctccaatGTACCAGCAGAGGACCCTAAGAAGAAGGCGCAATCGCTCCTTGACTCTCTCCCAGGCAACTCTCTCGTTTCCAAGACTGCCATTCTTTCTGCAGCTGGAGGAGTTTCCCTATACGCCCTCAGCAACGAGTACTATGTCGTCAACGAAGAAACTGTTGCTATGTTCTGTCTTTTGAGTATTTGGGGATCCGTCATTAAGTTTGGTGGACCGTTGTACTCTGAGTGGGCCACTGGCCAAGTCAATAAGATCAAGAACATCTTGAATGCTGCCCGTGCAGACCACACTGAGGCCGTCAAGACTAGAATTGAGAGCGTCCAGCAATTGGGCAGCGTTGTTGATATCACCAAGACTCTTTTCGAGGTTTCTAAG GAAACTGCCCAACTCGAGGCCAAGGCTTACGCACTCGAGCAACAAACCGCTCTCGCTGCTGAGGCCAAGTCTGTTCTCGACTCATGGGTCCGATACGAGGGACAAGTCAAGATCCGTCAACAAAAGGAACTCTCAGAAAGCATCATTTCCAAGATCCAGAAGGAACTCGAGAACCCCAAGGTCTTGCAACAAATCTTACAGCAAAGTGTTGCTGATGTTGAGA AGATTGTTGCATCCAAGGCTTAA
- the Bcnsa2 gene encoding Bcnsa2 yields MPQNEYMERWRKLHGRRLDHEERSRKKAAREGHKASDDAQKLTGLRAKLYQQKRRHEKIQMKKQIKAHEERNVKSSAPNEPSTKPLPQYLLDRSNPTNAKALSSAIKNKRAEKAAKFSVPLPKVRGIAEEEMFKVVKTGKKTAKKSWKRMITKPTFVGPDFTRRPVKYERFIRPMGLRYKKANVTHPELGVTVQLPIISVKKNPQNPMYTQLGVLTRGTIVEVNVSDLGLVTAGGKVVWGRWAQITNNPENDGCVNAVLLV; encoded by the exons ATG CCTCAAAATGAGTATATGGAAAGATGGCGCAAGCTACATGGTCGCCGCCTCGACCATGAAGAGAGATCGAGAAAGAAGGCAGCAAGAGAAGGTCATAAAGCATCTGATGATGCCCAGAAATTGACTGGTCTACGTGCGAAATTGTATCAACAGAAGAGGCGTCATGAGAAGATTCAAATGAAGAAGCAAATCAAGGCTCATGAAGAACGAAATGTGAAATCTTCTGCGCCAAACGAACCTTCGACCAAACCCTTGCCACAATATTTGCTCGATCGATCGAATCCTACCAATGCTAAGGCTTTGTCGAGCGCAATCAAGAACAAGAGAGCAGAGAAGGCCGCTAAATTTAGTGTGCCTTTACCTAAAGTCAGGGGTATCGCAGAGGAGGAAATGTTCAAGGTGGTGAAGACTGGAAAGAAGACCGCAAAGAAGAGTTGGAAGCGTATGATCACCAAG CCAACTTTTGTTGGACCAGACTTCACAAGAAGACCTGTCAAATATGAGCGATTCATTAGACCTATGGGTTTACGTTACAAGAAG GCAAACGTCACTCACCCAGAGCTCGGTGTGACTGTGCAGCTACCTATCATCAGTGTCAAGAAGAACCCACAGAACCCAATGTACACCCAACTGGGTGTTCTCACCCGGGGTACTATCGTTGAGGTTAACGTATCTGATTTGGGTCTAGTCACAGCTGGAGGAAAAGTCGTTTGGGGTAGATGGGCACAGATTACTAACAATCCTGAAAACGATGGATGTGTTAACGC TGTACTTCTCGTCTAA
- the Bcmrpl49 gene encoding Bcmrpl49 has translation MFSRTMRKSLLDIRIPSATLPPTFLLPSRARFFNSTTQHVESPIESSHASPLSAASLKPEKSSIASSAPAAPSPSVTPLSLSPSVKEMLPLLTAQQSHFITTHIYSRPYLVTVGDTVRLPFRMPGVVPGDVLRLNTASSIGSRDYTLKGTPYLDERIFECRARVMGTEAEPMRIKEKTKRRNRKTKTVKSKHKYTILRIAELKVKTVEEIEG, from the coding sequence ATGTTTAGCAGAACGATGAGAAAGTCCTTGTTGGACATACGGATACCAAGTGCAACACTTCCACCCACCTTCCTTTTACCAAGCCGAGCACGGTTCTTCAACTCTACAACACAACATGTCGAATCACCCATCGAGAGCAGCCATGCTAGCCCATTATCCGCGGCATCTTTAAAGCCAGAGAAATCCTCCATCGCATCTTCGGCACCGGCTGCGCCCTCCCCCAGCGTCACCCCGCTATCGCTTTCTCCCTCAGTCAAGGAGATGCTTCCTCTCCTCACTGCCCAACAATCACACTTCATAACCACACACATTTACAGTCGGCCCTACCTTGTGACTGTAGGAGATACAGTACGACTCCCATTCCGTATGCCCGGCGTGGTTCCTGGCGATGTTCTCCGACTCAACACCGCTTCAAGTATTGGATCAAGAGATTACACATTGAAAGGAACGCCTTATCTTGATGAGAGGATATTTGAATGCAGAGCGAGAGTTATGGGCACCGAAGCCGAACCAATGAGGATCAAAGAGAAGACAAAAaggagaaatagaaaaacaAAGACCGTGAAGAGCAAGCACAAGTACACCATATTGAGAATTGCCGAGCTCAAAGTCAAGACGGTGGAGGAAATTGAGGGTTAG